The Helianthus annuus cultivar XRQ/B chromosome 11, HanXRQr2.0-SUNRISE, whole genome shotgun sequence region TTAATATGTAGGAGAATGTATAACCCAAAATTGAGGGTAAATTAGTTTTCAATTAATAATTACACTTCTGATTTTAGTTGCATTTTAATTCACACATATTTAACCAAGTTATAAATAATTAGTATTTATATGTTATCCTCTTATAATAAATAGCTACCCCACAAGTTTTTAACTGACCATAACTTCTTCTtacaataataatatttaaaaaaaaaaattacaacaacaaaaaaattatattttattttctttaattttagtataatagtactatagttttttaattaaaaatattgATGTGCTACATGATTAACAGTGTTTAGAAATAAGCAATAACTAAATCGTTAACTATAAACAAACAGCTAGAACCAAACCGAAATAAACAAAAAATGGGATTAACTGAAAACCGGTTAGCCGAAAACAGACTAGTCGAAAACCGAGTTAACCAAAAACCGGTTATCAGTTTTTTGTAGCctcgtttaaccaaaattaacaTAACCGAACTGATTATtcatattttaatatatttgtaGCTTTTTTACCTCTGGTTCATGCGTTTCATAttttatacctccattttatgtatttatattttccatttcatgtatttacactttaattttatttattactaTACGAAAGTTTTAGCCAAAGTTTGGTTTTAGCAATGAATTGAAATtaaactaacaaaaaaaaaaataaataaaaacgtcAATCTAACCCAAGAAACCATACTGATTAACTGAAAACCGATTgtttaataaaatagactaacccATGCACACCACAACGAAATGAACTAACTCATGACTTCGCTTCTGACTAGGGATGCAAACGAACCGAGAAGCTCGTGAGCGGCTCGGGATCGGATTGAGAAAAAGCTCTTAAAGAGTCGAGCCTTATTGAGTCCGAGACGAGCTTGATCCTAAAACAAAGCTCATTTTTTATCGaacccgagctcgagcctggcatATGAAGCTCGTCAGGCTCGTCCAACCTTATCACGTCTTAGTGTAACATTAGTTTTTgttaatatttaataacatttaccTCTCATATTAAGTTGTCTATTAAATGAGCTTAGCCGAACTTATTTAAAGTTGTTTAGGAGCCAAgcccgaacctaaaaataagtttGATTAGTTAATGATCCTGAGCccaagcttcacttatcgagctcgcgagcctaaacgagtatattatttatatgatttttatttaatatattaattaatagataataaacgaacCGAACCCAAAgtgagctcgagctttagaaactACCGACGAGCTGGCCCGAGCTTTAAAAACAaagctcgaaccgagccgagctctcataagttaattgAGGCTCGTTTGCACCCCCACTTATGACATATATATCCACCATAATAATACTACAATAAATATTATTTGAATACGAACACTACCAAAAACGAGTACCACAATGTAAAGTGGTGCCCCGACCGCATCACACGGGTACCCGCTAGTTTGATTAATAAACTTAGAGATCTGACGTGAAGATTTAGAGTTTTTAAAAGTAAGCAAATtttcgaaataaatatatatatattttagttaAGTTACATGTATGATAGTAAATATTCTATTGCGAACAATGATGTAAATAATAGCACACTATTAAAATCACATTGGCAATTTCAGATGTATTCATTCATATAAAAAAGAAATACGAAGAGAAGAAAACGCTCCACCAGTGCTAATGAACATGCATAATTGCAGCAGTGTCCACGCGGGTGCATCATCTTCCATGCCCTGGGTTCATGCTCCACCATCGTTTTCATAAGAACATCAACGATGATGGTGGTGGACCCAAGATTCTTTTCATCTTACAAGGTGGATCTAGCGATTGTCCGAAACTCGTTAGCAGTTGCGGATGGCAATCTCAGCTGTGTCCTGGATGTCAATGGGAATGTGATCTTCATAATTAAGGACAAAAACTTTAGCCTTCATGATCGACATATCTTGCTTGATGCATCAGAAATTCCTATCTTAACATTCCAGAAGAAGGTTAATTTGATTATTGATGTTATTTCTGGTATTTTTATATGCCTTGTTATGAATCTTGTATTTTGATATATAAAGTAAAATGAACGAGGGTTTCATAAAAGCAAAATATCAATTTGGAGACGTTTTTATTTCAACAGAAAACATGAAATATATCATCTTTGATGACATTACTAATACTTCTGAATAGATTGTAAAGATAACCACATCTAAAGAAGGCAATTGGTGATCAAGATTCTAGTTTCACATCAACACATGGTCGGCTCTACCGTTAGGGGGGACGGGGCGCCCCGTGGTGAGGATGTGGCAACGCATTGAACAACGTTATACACCACCACCACTCCCTCATATCACGCGTGGAAAAGTTTAAGTGTGCTCGTGATTACGCGTGGAGATTTGATGCAGTTtagttgttttgttttttttttttaatgattttgataGTGTGTCGTGAGAgatgggcatttccactaaaatccatcactagtgatggaataaaaCTCGTTGACATGACAGAACTTGATtagatgttgtgagtgatggaaatcCATCACTAGTGTAGGGCCCCTACCCCTTATAGGGAGCTAAGCGGATTCTAAAATCGCTGCTTTTTTTCGTAAAAAGAATAATATTTTTTACTTACGATCCTAATATGTGGCACCTTCTAAGGACTGGATTTTACAGGgtattgtgtttgtttgttatatCTTAATACATGGGATTATGATGACACATATTTTGTATACAATTTCTAAAAAACGCACAATCACACATATTAGAGTGAGTTTATCTTAGTTGAAAAATAAACCTTTAAACCAACTTTTTTGCTTTGTTTGCAAAAAATAAGAATTGAACGAAGTTAAACCTtaaatcatcatcatactcagtaaatctcaccaatagcaaagcaaatgTAGGGTCTAAGGATGGTAaaatgtagacagccttacctctactccGTAGAAATAGAGAAACTGCTTCCATTGAGACCCCCGGCTCTCTTAAATGATCTATTCATATCAAATTTATGATAAGAAAAAAAAAGCACAAATGATCTAGAGTTGAAGGAGTTGTGACCCTAAATCGGACAGAAAAGTCTAGAGATTAAGAGTTGAAAGATTTGTGACCGGAGAAGATGTATAGAATGCGAATCAAACATTGTCAAGCCCTTAAAATTTTGGGCACAATAGATTTGGGGCCTCTAAGATTCaccttgttttcttcataacATTTTATGTCCGTTTCTTATATGATATCAAATTTCATCTCACACAATATAATCTAGCTTATTTATGACGGAAATCCGGAAAGGTTGATATTGATAGTGTATATTTGTGTAGCACCGGAGCATACATAGAAGGTGGCAAGCTTTCAGAAGTGATAGCACAAGTGCAAAAGATTTGATTTTTAGTACCAAAAAGAGGTCCGTGATTCAACGAGTTACTGAACTCAGTGTGTTCCTATCAGACAACAAAGAGGAAGTTGTTAGTGATTATAAGGTTGCCGGAGACTGGAAGAAAAGATCCTGCACGGTTTACTCATATGATGGATCTACAATCCTTGCCCAGGTAACATAATCTAGACATACCAAACTACTTGGAACTAATAATGAGATCAATAGATTTGTGAATATGGTTTGTTCAATCTAGCCATTGAGATATTAATAATTCTTGGTTAGGTGTGATAATATGCAGATGCATGATAATATTGACCCGTGCATTGAGGCTGATAAAGACACATATGGGATATCAGTGTCTCCAAATGTTGATTACGCGCTGGTTGTTGCTCTCATGGTAATTCTTTATGAGGTTAACAAGGATCGTAAgaaaaagaaaatcaagggaaaGATGAAGGGCAGTGGTCGTAATAGGGAGATCAAAGATGATAATGATGATAGTGATGGTGAGAAGGAGGAAGAAGACGAGGACggggatgaagatgaagatgaagaagaagaagaagatgaggaaGATGAGGAGGAGGATGACAATACAGATTGATCTTAgtttttctatttttattttatgtatAAAATGTAAGTGTTTATTGTTGGTAATCAAAGATATGATTCACAAGTTATAAATGAAGAACTGAGAGAACAACTGATAAACTTGCTTGCAATATATGAATCGTTCCTGTTATTGAATATATACATCGGCGTATGTATATATGATCACAGGGATCGAGACGCCGATTCATCAAATCGTCGCATCCCTTAACCTAATACAATTTCTAACTTTCTAACTTTACATAATGACACCTTCACTAATAACAAATACATAACTAACTAAATATGCTTTCAAACAGTGACATCAAGAGATATTTAGTTTAAACCTTCAAcactccccctaaaactaaataTAGTATAAGTGAGGTCTTCAACTTTCTTGACTTTCTTATACAATATCGCTCGTTGGTCATCCCACACAAGATGAGCCTCTAGTTCCTTTTCTTTCTCATTACCTTTCCACTTGTTGCAACTGTATGCAAGATGACCGAATTCACCACATTCATAGCACTTGAACTCACCATTATCATAGTTTCCTTGATTCGTACTTCTTCCTCTTAAAAACATGTACAACATCCTTTACCTTGGCGTGGTTACCACGTCCTTTTCCATGATGTCGGTTTTCTAATTACTTGCACTTGCTATTAAGAGCCTTCCATGATCGTTGTAACAACCGCCAAAACGGATCTCCGAAACCCGACACATGTATGGCAAAACGAGATTTTTCGGAAAAAAGGGAAATTTTATAGTTTTCAATATTTTGATATTTTATAATTTAACTATCGTCAAACATCGCGTTTGATTAAAACTGTACTAAAAACGTTAGATTTATAAAAACTAACAGTTAAGTTATTTTTCAAAGggaaactaactgggttaggtaATAAGGTTAAATCAAGTGATAAGGTGAAGGGCTAAAATGATCAAAGTGTTTAAGTTAATAAAGGTTTATAGTTAGTGTTATATAAGGTGAAGTTAACCTGGTTAGTTTATTaggttaaccaagttagtaaaacaTTGAATAGTCAAGGGGCAAAATGTAGAATTTAGAAACATACAataagagggggggggggggggttgaatAAAAACCGGTGACAACGGATTTCGAACCCGAGTCCCGTGATAACAAAAAATACCACGACACTGAACCACACTTTCTTTTGTGATACAAACCCAACCCGCTTTATATTAATAAACAACCTGaacccatgtttttttttttttttgggtaaaccTGAACCCATGTTTGAAAGTTATTACATAAAAAAAAGAAAGGAAACACGGGGGACGAGACTCGGACCCAGATCCCCGCTTTCAACACTAACACAGTATACTAGTTGAGCTACGCCACAACGGTGATGGAACAAAGTCCGCTTTTCTTTTAAACAAACCCATAATGCGACCCGACACATTTACACCAAAAAATGAAACGGTTTAACTACCTAAATGTCTCTAATGACTCGTAATGAAGGAGATTAATTTTTTACGCAACATAATCGTTCAGAAAACATCATAAAACGATTTGATTAACTTCTATCATAATCACCATGAATGCTCTTCAAGAACACAATTGGGGTTTTCACAAATACGTCGAATTAGGAAACGAAACCAATATCATTAGATTCGTATCATCATTCCAAGTAAAAGCCCACTGAAAGTTATGTGTCTCATCAATCCTACATTGTGAATTTGATAAAAAAAGATTCTAGGGCTCCAAACATTAATCGGTGATTTCTCCTTCAATTCTTAATATTTTCAGGTGATTCTTATGCATGTCTTGCTTTTTTATGCTCTAGAAAACCTTACTGAACATTTTCTGGGATAGAAGGGTAAATGAATTCAACTATAATTAtagttgaaattagggttcttcgTACATAGAATTTGGGGCACTTGATGCTTAGACCTGTGTTTTGGTGAAACTGAATGTAGAATACTGTTATATATCGTGTTAGTATATTTTATATACTTTTTGGGAATTTTATATATCATTTGGATTTCTTGTGAATTATACATGTTTTAATCATTTAGAAAATCAATTAAAAATACATAATGATAACCAATAAATTCCGTAAATACTTTTATTGGTTAGAATAGATTATATAAATGTTACAGAATTTTATAATTTTGTTCTCTAACTTTTAGGAAACTTTGAATTTAGTATGGATTTATTAtgatttttatatgttttaatcatttaaaaaaaataagattaTCACAAATAAATTTTATAGATTTTTTTACTAATTCTTGTAGATTATATGAATGCGTTGGAACTTTTATATAATTTTGATAATATTCTTATAATTAAAAGATttatgaaattgttaaaaaataaattcttttataaaataaattattttaaattaaaatatgTGAAAGTCATTAAAtcttttttataaaattattagATGAATTTGTCTATTTTTTGGCATTTAAAAATTATTATAACCTATTGAATTGGTATTTCTAAGAGTTAATCATGTTTAGTTATTCTAGAAAAATATATGGTTAGTATATTGAAtagttattttatataatttaagtCCCTCACTAGAAGAACTCAATTCCCTAAAATTTATATATTGTTCGTTCGTTTGgtactttgtttatttatatttaagGGTGATTGTTTATATTTTAGATAATGTCCATTCCTTTTTGTGCGATAATTCTGATGGATCAATTCTTCTCAATCTGTGAGTAATTCTATCCTTTTTCCTTTATTTACACTTAAAGCTTTTGGGGTGTATGGTGTTACATATATTCGCGTTTTATTCACTTTATTATTAACATGGAAAATTCAATGTGTTATTATATGGATGTGTAGttgtgatttatttatttgttatgtGATATCGGAGTCTATTGTATTCTATCATGTCATTGTGGATCCATCAGACTAGATCCCCCATGGCCATGAGTTGTAGTCTAGTATCGCCACCATCATTAGATTCGTTCTTTGGGGCTTGAGTCTCGTACACTCATACAGTCGCTGAGTCATATTCGTTTTGTTTCGTTTCGTATATTCACTTGTTTGTATATTCTTATTGCTATAGATGGTTTTGTTGTTGTGTTAAAATAATCACGTATAGAAAAGTTacgagatttaaaaaaaaatggtgGAATATGCATGTAAGTGGCATGTGCATGGTTTTTGACATGTGAGTGGCATGTGCATGGGCTTTTTTACAATATTACCCTTAATGTAAGTTAGCACTAACGCCACATGTCAACACCAAAAtagttctcaccgttttcacacttttaagCGTTTTCCCTAAATCCCACCCCCTATTACCTACACATATCAACACCCCCAGCATAATATGAAACAAAAGGAGGAAACAATACAAAGAAATCTTGAATGATAAATCACTGAATCACTTAATAAAACTAAACACCAAACACATAATCTCCCCCGCAATCACACCAAAACTTGATTGACGTCGAAGTACCGATTAAAAATAGAGTTTAAAATGTGTTTCCTAGGTACCTTAATTAGTTAGGGAAACTAGGGTACTGAATGCAAACAGAGTTGACAGAGGGTGATTTGTTTGAATTCTTTACTTAAACTATATGTAAACTGAAATTGTTCTTtaatttatttgtttaatttattgaaataaagaAAAAAGAAATTGATAAAGTTGTAACCAAGTAAGAAAAGGCAATTAAAGCAAATTGTGTAACCTGGTTCTAACCAAATTGGAAAATCAGATAGACATGATTCTGCTAATTGACTTAATTTGATGGATAATTAGAAACTAAGTACTTGATTGTATATATTAATAATCCTGATTAATGATACAATTTAGATATTGTCTAAATAATTGCTAATTAACTTTAGTCGACCCAATTAAATACCAATTGCCAGTGATGGAAAAACCAATGATTAATCGAATATCAACTTAATGTATTAAACCCAAATCGTTTAATAAAAAACAAGTAAATACACATGAATTGAATCATTATACAAAATCCATGTATAAGGAAGGTAGAAACGGGGTTAACACAATTACTAAAACTAACCCTTCACCCAAGGATGATCACGGGTGATTTATCCTTGCATCTTCATGATAATTCCTCATATCTTCATTCGTGGATGAATTTAGTGAATGGAATGTTGTTTTATAGCATGTTAATCACATGGAGTCGCCCAATATTTGTCAAAGTTGATGCAAGGTTACCTATCTTTGTAAACCTAGGGGTTTTAATAGGCGTCACAAATGCGATAAAATCCTAAATTTTGGGCCCTCTACGCTGCAAACTCTATGGAGTACATCGCCTCTAAGCTAACTCTTACGCAACTTGGTGTAAGTTACGCTAAAATCAGCGTAAGTTATGCCTAGGCTTCCTTTCTTATTCTTTCTTAGTGTCTTTTACATCTAGCCCTACATTTCTCTTCTATTTGTATTCCAGTCACTCTAATTTGTATATTTCGTCATTAACATGAACTCACCAAACAAAAACAAAGTAACTAGGTTATACACTAATGTGTTGCTAAATATAGTGAATTAACTATATTAAGAAATGTAAGCCAGTGAATTAATCTAAATCTATTAATAAACCAATATGAATGAATATTCCTTCATTCTGATTTGATTGGGAGATATAACCAATAACATGTGTCCACATAAACAACACCAACAACACCTGGCGTTTCATCTTCAGCCCACGTGTGTGTGTTGATGTGAATGTGTTTAGTTGGATGATGGGGCGGTGCCTGCATCTTTTCCTCTTCATTAGGTTTATACCGCCAAAAGCACAAACAAATGTGCAACTACAGAGAGAGAGAAAGCGATAGAGTTATATTAACAAATGTAAACCGCCCAAGCTGTTGGAAAACCGATACATTTGCAGCggaagttttgttttgttttgaattcATGGACATATCTTACTTTGGGAATGTGCAGAAAATTAACAAGAACAAAGGTTGCAGAATATGAACGGTTGCAAGGGTGGACAATTTCGGTTTGAATAGAAACTGTCTTGATACCGAACATATTGCCGGCAAAGTCATATAAATACATAGATAGTTTTGGCAGTTGATGTGGCGGAAAACTGCTCCGGCAGTTATTTAAATCCTAACCCGCTTATCAACCAAATGCATAAGTTATCATGTCTAAATTAAGTACATATtacataaataaaacataaacataataCAATTTTAACTTTGTTCTAACATAATCCCCCTTAAATTCGATTATGTTTTAcggtagttcatcatgacactCCGATTGGCTTCGTCTACGGCTTTCCGAGCTTCGTTGAAATTGAAACGACGTCGCTTCTTGTGCAAATTCCATGAACCTTCCCAGCTATTTCCGGCATAAAGAGCATAATGCTCCGTTGCAGCATCCTCCGGTATTGGATCCGTACTCTTACTTCTTCCACGTTCATTGCCTGCCATTGAGGTTTCTCCTT contains the following coding sequences:
- the LOC110883042 gene encoding protein LURP-one-related 15 — translated: MMVVDPRFFSSYKVDLAIVRNSLAVADGNLSCVLDVNGNVIFIIKDKNFSLHDRHILLDASEIPILTFQKKHRSIHRRWQAFRSDSTSAKDLIFSTKKRSVIQRVTELSVFLSDNKEEVVSDYKVAGDWKKRSCTVYSYDGSTILAQMHDNIDPCIEADKDTYGISVSPNVDYALVVALMVILYEVNKDRKKKKIKGKMKGSGRNREIKDDNDDSDGEKEEEDEDGDEDEDEEEEEDEEDEEEDDNTD